One Castanea sativa cultivar Marrone di Chiusa Pesio chromosome 4, ASM4071231v1 DNA window includes the following coding sequences:
- the LOC142632655 gene encoding uncharacterized protein LOC142632655 — MTTNVSECFNGVLKGARILPITAMVKYTWFKLNAYFNDRRNKSIEQLNLGKKWCKYALDIFMRNKEKAKHHRVTRLNAQQQSYQVDTPHNPGTAGHGDHTHGVNLLQRTCTCQKWKLYKIPCSHVNAVCIRYRHDAEQYIDQCYSVDALFQSYAPVFPVLKDRLSWPDPEETRRVLPNPQLIREKGRPVSTRIRNEMDEGGKRPRTTPWKEGGRKVQCGLCDQEGHNRRTCPKRNEASASGGLAD; from the coding sequence ATGACTACAAACGTCTCCGAGTGCTTCAATGGTGTTCTAAAGGGTGCTCGTATCCTGCCCATTACAGCAATGGTGAAATACACATGGTTCAAACTGAATGCTTATTTCAATGATCGTCGCAATAAGAGCATAGAGCAGTTGAATTTAGggaaaaaatggtgtaaatatgCCTTGGATATCTTCATGAGAAATAAGGAGAAGGCGAAGCATCACAGGGTGACGAGATTGAATGCGCAACAACAGTCATATCAAGTAGATACACCGCATAATCCAGGGACTGCTGGACATGGGGATCACACACATGGAGTTAATTTGTTGCAAAGAACTTGCACATGTCAGAAATGGAAATTGTATAAGATACCATGTTCACATGTCAATGCAGTTTGTATTAGGTATCGACATGATGCAGAGCAGTACATTGACCAATGCTATAGCGTGGACGCACTATTTCAGAGCTATGCTCCCGTTTTCCCTGTCTTGAAAGATAGATTATCATGGCCAGATCCTGAAGAAACTCGAAGGGTCCTCCCTAACCCCCAATTGATTCGAGAGAAAGGTCGCCCTGTCTCAACACGAATCAGGAATGAGATGGACGAGGGTGGGAAACGGCCTAGAACCACACCATGGAAGGAGGGCGGGAGGAAGGTGCAATGCGGGTTGTGTGACCAAGAAGGGCATAACCGAAGAACATGCCCTAAGCGGAATGAGGCCTCGGCGAGTGGTGGTCTCGCGGACTAG
- the LOC142632265 gene encoding SURP and G-patch domain-containing protein 1-like protein, translating into MRCHHQLLPPGPDLLTASSKKGHHMGDYIPQEELEKFLAACNDAAAQKAAKEAVERAKIQADNVGHRLLSKMGWKEGEGLGSSKSGIADPIMAGNVKIDNLGVGAHNPGDVTPEDDIYEQYKKRMMLGYRYRPNPLVLP; encoded by the exons ATGAGATGCCACCACCAGCTGCTGCCCCCAGGTCCCGATTTGCTCA CGGCTTCTTCTAAAAAAGGGCATCACATGGGTGATTACATCCCACAAGAAGAGCTTGAGAAATTCTTGGCTGCTTGTAATGATGCAGCTGCACAGAAGGCTGCCAAAGAGGCTGTAGAAAGAGCAAAAATTCAGGCTGATAATGTGGGGCATAGACTTTTGTCtaaaatgggttggaaagagg GTGAAGGTCTGGGGAGCTCCAAAAGTGGTATTGCAGATCCAATCATGGCAGGCAATGTTAAGATAGACAACTTGGGGGTGGGTGCTCACAATCCTGGGGATGTGACTCCTGAGGATGATATATATGAGCAGTACAAGAAGCGGATGATGCTTGGTTATCGTTACAGGCCTAACCCTCTGGTATTAccttga